The Myxococcaceae bacterium JPH2 genome has a window encoding:
- a CDS encoding peptidylprolyl isomerase, with amino-acid sequence MRTRLLTLGFLCLALTACSKDKEKEGQSGGKPSTTTAPQSVELNTDAATAKGWQKKALEGQELFATLTTNQGVIVVKLFSKDAPKTVSNFVGLASGEQPWIDPATGQRVEGRPLYNGLTFHRVIPGFMIQGGDPTGTGRGSPGYRFEDEFQGTHSFDKPGILAMANAGPRTNGSQFFITTSTPAYLNGRHTIFGEVVKGYEVVEKIANVARDAQDKPAEPVVIQSIQVSDSQP; translated from the coding sequence ATGCGCACTCGCCTCCTGACCCTGGGTTTCCTCTGCCTCGCACTGACCGCCTGCTCCAAGGACAAGGAGAAGGAAGGACAGTCTGGGGGCAAGCCGTCCACGACGACCGCGCCGCAGAGCGTGGAGTTGAACACCGACGCCGCCACCGCCAAGGGCTGGCAGAAGAAGGCCCTGGAGGGCCAGGAGCTCTTCGCGACCCTGACGACGAACCAGGGCGTCATCGTCGTGAAGCTCTTCTCCAAGGACGCGCCCAAGACGGTGTCCAACTTCGTGGGCCTGGCCAGCGGCGAGCAGCCGTGGATTGACCCGGCCACGGGCCAGCGCGTGGAGGGACGCCCGCTGTACAACGGCCTCACCTTCCACCGCGTCATCCCCGGCTTCATGATTCAGGGCGGCGACCCCACCGGCACGGGCCGGGGCAGCCCGGGCTACCGCTTCGAGGATGAGTTCCAGGGCACCCACTCGTTCGACAAGCCGGGCATCCTGGCCATGGCCAACGCGGGCCCGCGCACGAACGGCAGCCAGTTCTTCATCACCACCTCCACGCCCGCGTACCTCAACGGCCGCCACACCATCTTCGGTGAGGTGGTGAAGGGCTACGAGGTGGTGGAGAAGATCGCCAACGTGGCCCGGGACGCGCAGGACAAGCCCGCGGAGCCGGTGGTCATCCAGTCCATCCAGGTGAGCGACTCGCAGCCGTGA
- a CDS encoding phospholipase has product MRQVATRLGDLECRVVDALPEGATPSLAVVLCHGFGAPGTDLVSLAPELASLEPRLAESVRFVFPAAPLTLAELGMPAGRAWFHLPPELLMGQERDWTRFTQEVPAGMPAARRAVMNTVSALSAATRLPYGRIVLGGFSQGAMVTTDVSLRLEEAPAGLSILSGTLTAEPEWRTRAAARKGLPVFQAHGRYDPVLPFQEAERLRDLLVEAGLAMEFLPFDGPHTIASEELERLAAFLVARL; this is encoded by the coding sequence ATGCGCCAGGTCGCGACGCGACTCGGTGACCTGGAGTGCCGCGTGGTGGACGCGCTGCCCGAGGGCGCCACGCCCTCGCTGGCCGTCGTCCTGTGCCATGGCTTCGGCGCGCCGGGGACGGACCTCGTCTCCCTGGCGCCGGAGCTGGCTTCGCTGGAGCCTCGGCTCGCCGAGTCCGTCCGCTTCGTGTTCCCCGCCGCGCCGCTGACGCTCGCCGAGTTGGGCATGCCCGCGGGGCGCGCGTGGTTCCACCTGCCGCCCGAGCTGCTCATGGGGCAGGAGCGGGACTGGACGCGCTTCACGCAGGAAGTGCCCGCGGGGATGCCAGCCGCGCGCCGCGCCGTGATGAACACCGTGTCCGCGCTGTCCGCCGCCACTCGGCTTCCTTACGGCCGCATCGTGCTGGGCGGCTTCAGCCAGGGCGCCATGGTGACGACGGACGTCTCGCTGCGATTGGAGGAGGCTCCCGCGGGCTTGAGCATCCTCTCCGGCACGCTCACGGCGGAGCCGGAGTGGCGGACTCGCGCCGCGGCTCGCAAGGGGCTGCCCGTGTTCCAGGCCCATGGCCGCTACGACCCGGTGCTGCCCTTCCAGGAGGCCGAGCGGCTGCGCGACCTGCTGGTGGAGGCCGGCCTGGCGATGGAGTTCCTACCTTTCGACGGGCCCCACACGATTGCGTCCGAGGAGCTGGAGCGACTGGCCGCCTTCCTCGTGGCGCGGCTGTAG
- a CDS encoding YjbQ family protein: MYHARELTVSTRGRDFVDITRDVQEAVRESGAKQGLCTVFLHHTSASLILCENADPDVRRDLEAFCSRLVRDGDPLFQHDAEGPDDMAAHIRTVLTHSSLTVPVKHGAADLGTWQGVYVWEHRTSPHRRRVTVSVLGG; the protein is encoded by the coding sequence ATGTACCACGCGAGGGAGCTGACGGTGTCCACCCGAGGTCGCGACTTCGTGGACATCACCCGCGACGTGCAGGAGGCGGTGCGCGAGAGCGGCGCGAAGCAGGGCCTGTGCACCGTGTTCCTGCATCACACCAGCGCGTCGCTCATCCTCTGCGAGAACGCCGACCCAGACGTGCGCCGCGACCTGGAGGCGTTCTGCTCGCGGCTCGTGCGAGATGGGGATCCGCTGTTCCAGCATGACGCGGAGGGGCCGGATGACATGGCCGCGCACATCCGCACGGTGCTGACGCACAGCTCGCTCACCGTGCCGGTGAAGCATGGCGCGGCGGACCTGGGCACCTGGCAGGGCGTCTACGTCTGGGAGCACCGCACGTCGCCCCACCGGCGTCGCGTCACCGTGTCGGTGCTCGGCGGCTGA
- a CDS encoding LysE family translocator, translating into MPPISTLLVFLAATLTLNVTPGPDMLYVLARSASEGRKAGFVSAFGIAMGGLVHTFAIAAGLSGMLMAVPFAFAVVKYAGAAYLVFLGLKSLLSKVPATLQAPVVERARMGAIFRQGIVTSVLNPKVALFFLAFLPQFVDPARGAVTGQFVLLGVMFNVSGTLVLACVAWVASGAGRWTKQRLGGTPWFQRVTGAVFVGLGLRLALLERK; encoded by the coding sequence ATGCCCCCCATCTCCACGCTCCTGGTGTTCCTCGCCGCGACGCTCACCCTCAACGTCACGCCGGGGCCGGACATGCTCTATGTCCTCGCGCGCTCGGCCAGCGAGGGACGCAAGGCGGGCTTCGTCTCCGCGTTCGGCATCGCGATGGGTGGCCTGGTGCACACGTTCGCCATCGCGGCGGGCCTGTCCGGCATGCTGATGGCGGTGCCGTTCGCCTTCGCGGTCGTGAAGTACGCTGGCGCCGCGTATCTCGTGTTCCTCGGGCTCAAGTCCCTGTTGAGCAAGGTGCCCGCCACGCTCCAGGCCCCCGTCGTGGAGCGCGCGCGCATGGGCGCCATCTTCCGCCAGGGCATCGTCACCAGCGTGCTGAACCCGAAGGTGGCGCTGTTCTTCCTCGCCTTCCTGCCTCAGTTCGTGGACCCGGCGCGCGGGGCGGTGACGGGGCAGTTCGTGCTGCTCGGCGTGATGTTCAACGTGTCCGGCACGCTGGTGCTCGCGTGCGTGGCGTGGGTGGCGAGCGGGGCGGGGCGGTGGACGAAGCAGCGGCTCGGCGGCACGCCGTGGTTCCAGCGCGTCACGGGCGCGGTGTTCGTGGGCCTGGGGCTGCGGCTCGCGCTGCTGGAGCGAAAGTAG
- a CDS encoding L,D-transpeptidase family protein: MAGGTAAAPPRGNGDLLSTWRRTEPQSESGRPRGEPSPVVDLASEPEGAHAGAEELSLSAGPHASGASHSEQEEALPGEDAPVVITEDDVPILPLGPDGEPLVDAEAPVESEVPPLEPEPRVATSGGDAGVEVIAYAPDAGSLRVRRSIAVRSAPRQDSEPLGTVAQDMRVRWKGAMRGPDCEAWVEIEPQGWVCERYLEPNFREPRVRELPRVLEGELTPGIYARVVGHRVRAYPSLGLARARRKGVLLKGSVTVKLSGQVKVGRRTFWRTTDGRYFEARALREYRPSDFSGLDADTLAELPNPFAWAQSRVTPRAAVEVRRAPDARAPRATQLPPRTLVAMHELSADGRWVRIAEEHWVARDDLHVAWYLPAPPQVEPGERWLDVDLDAQVLVAYEGERPVYATLISSGAPGTDTPEGLYRIWVKFAEADMRGRTGMASYTVATVPWTMFFQGDFALHTAYWHDRFGEPVSHGCINLAPKDARALYAWTAPEVPLGWSMVHATHDVPGSWVRIRGQSRVMSKPGRKVSVAVNTR, encoded by the coding sequence ATGGCGGGCGGCACGGCTGCTGCTCCACCGCGCGGCAATGGTGACTTGCTGTCCACCTGGCGCCGCACGGAGCCGCAGTCGGAGTCAGGGCGGCCTCGGGGTGAGCCTTCGCCCGTGGTGGACCTCGCCTCCGAGCCAGAGGGCGCGCACGCAGGTGCGGAGGAGCTGTCCCTCAGCGCGGGCCCTCACGCTTCTGGCGCGTCCCACTCCGAGCAGGAGGAAGCCCTGCCCGGCGAGGACGCTCCCGTCGTCATCACCGAAGACGATGTCCCCATCCTGCCGCTGGGCCCGGATGGAGAGCCCCTCGTGGACGCCGAGGCTCCCGTCGAGTCCGAGGTCCCTCCGTTGGAGCCGGAGCCTCGCGTGGCGACATCGGGCGGGGACGCGGGCGTGGAGGTCATCGCGTATGCCCCCGATGCGGGCTCGCTGCGGGTTCGCCGCTCCATCGCGGTGCGCTCGGCGCCTCGGCAGGACTCGGAGCCGCTGGGCACGGTGGCGCAGGACATGCGCGTGCGCTGGAAGGGTGCCATGCGTGGACCTGACTGCGAGGCGTGGGTGGAGATAGAGCCCCAGGGTTGGGTCTGCGAGCGCTACCTGGAGCCCAACTTCCGCGAGCCCCGTGTGCGCGAGCTGCCCCGTGTCCTGGAGGGCGAGCTGACCCCGGGCATCTACGCGCGCGTGGTGGGCCATCGCGTGCGCGCGTACCCGAGCCTCGGACTCGCTCGCGCGCGTCGCAAAGGCGTGCTCCTGAAGGGCTCGGTGACCGTGAAGTTGAGTGGGCAGGTGAAGGTGGGGCGGCGCACGTTCTGGCGCACCACCGATGGCCGCTACTTCGAGGCGCGCGCGCTGCGCGAGTACCGACCCTCGGACTTCAGCGGGCTTGACGCGGACACGCTCGCCGAGCTGCCCAACCCGTTCGCGTGGGCCCAGTCTCGCGTCACGCCGCGCGCCGCCGTGGAGGTTCGCCGTGCCCCCGATGCGCGGGCCCCTCGCGCGACGCAGCTTCCTCCGCGCACGCTGGTCGCGATGCACGAGCTGTCCGCCGATGGTCGCTGGGTGCGCATCGCCGAGGAGCACTGGGTGGCGCGCGATGATCTGCACGTCGCCTGGTATCTGCCGGCTCCGCCGCAGGTCGAGCCCGGCGAGCGCTGGCTGGACGTGGACCTGGATGCGCAGGTGCTCGTGGCCTACGAGGGCGAGCGGCCTGTCTACGCGACGCTCATCTCGTCCGGCGCTCCGGGCACCGACACGCCCGAGGGCCTCTATCGCATCTGGGTCAAGTTCGCGGAGGCCGACATGCGAGGCCGCACGGGCATGGCCTCGTACACGGTGGCCACGGTGCCGTGGACCATGTTCTTCCAGGGCGACTTCGCGCTGCACACGGCCTACTGGCATGACCGCTTCGGCGAGCCCGTGAGCCATGGCTGCATCAACCTGGCGCCCAAGGACGCACGGGCCCTCTACGCGTGGACCGCACCGGAGGTTCCCCTGGGCTGGTCCATGGTCCATGCGACGCACGACGTCCCAGGCTCCTGGGTGCGCATCCGTGGGCAGTCGCGCGTCATGTCCAAGCCCGGCCGCAAGGTGTCCGTCGCGGTGAACACGCGCTGA